From Planctomycetaceae bacterium:
TAACCTAACCATTGCATATATTTATAACTTTTTTATAATACTTCTGCTTCTTGTGGTTTTTATAACATTGATGTTAGTTATCTAAAAGGATTATAACTACTATGTCAACCATTGCAAAATTATCAAAATTATTTCAAACAATTAGTGCTGATAATTTAAATCAAGCTAAAATTTATGCGGATGAAATAATAGCAGATGAAGAGAAAATAGGGCATCATGCTGCCGCTAAACTATTACGAGGATCTTTACGCCCTAATGGACGCAAATCTGAATCTTTTCATGGGAAAAATTTGATATATGAACAAGTCGATGTGATTTCTGGAGCACTTTCACCGATAACAGAATGCATTAAAATGTCAGATATCATGTTAAAGCTCCAATGGCAGAAAGAAATAAGCATCATTCTTAAGGAGTGGATGAACCGTGATTATCTTGCAAAAATGGGAATACAACATCGAAGCAAACTTTTTTTCTATGGTCCTCCGGGATGTGGTAAAAGTATGGCCGCTTGTGCAATAGGGCACGAGTTGTCTTTACCAACTTATATAGTTCGATTTGATGCTATAATCGGAGCGTATCTTGGCCAAACTGCAATTCACTTAAGAGAACTGTTTAGGTTTGCAGAAATGTCCCCATGTATATTATTATTTGACGAAATTGATGCTTTGGGCAAGAAGAGGGGTAACCCATTAGATGTAGGTGAACTTGACCGCATAGTCATTGCGTTAATGCAAGAGTTAGAACATTGTCATGCTAAAGGAATTATTATTGCAACTTCAAATTTACCAAAACACTTAGACAACGCGCTTTGGCGTCGTTTTGATGTTGCAATTGAATTCCCAAAGCCAAACAAAAATGAAATTATAAGATACTCCAGAAAAATGGCACAAAAACATAATATAGTGCTGTCGCATAAAATAAGAAAAAAACTCTCGAATATAAACAGTTATGCAGATGCAGAAAATGTTATTAAATCTGAAGCTCGGTATTTAGCTTTAGAAAAGATCCGAGACTAAATAATGTCAAAAAGCGAAAAAAAACAACCTAAAACTTTCTTTCTAAATGAACAACACGAATTGGGGCATAGTGAAAAAGATGGAGGTGGTAGGCCGCCTAAGTATGCACCGATAAATTGGGCAACAAAGGGGCAGGTAATACATCAATCACTTAGTACTGTTAAACAAAAAATTAAACGTTCTAAAGATCCTCTTCGCGAGAATCATTTTTTTTTGTTGGCCAATCCCGAAAAAAAAGTTGTCAAAGAATCGGAGAGTAGAGGTGAGAAATCAACGTATGAAGAAAAGACCGAATACGCCAAAGATGATTCGCAAATTTTTCAAAGGCTTGGTTTAGATTTATTACAAGTTAATGATGATGGTACAGCTGCTGTCCATGCCAGATCAGATCAAATTGAAAGACTATTAGCGACCACTGAATTTTTAAATAAACTTAATCAACGAGATAAATTTAAGTGGGCTAAAATCCATGAGTTCGATCTCATTTCATCAAAATATAGAATAGATTTGCCTTGGATCGAGAATTTTAAGCCAAATGATAAAATTGATACTGTTATAGAATTTCAACCCCTTCTCGAAAATCGCGAAGTAGAGACCGTCTTAAATGCGATAGTTGAATTACTGAAGCGATTTGAAGCAGGGAAATTAAGTAGAGGGGGAAAAGATTTTTCGGGACGGCATTGGTACAGGGGAAATATAACTAGAAAATGTTTGGAGACCATTGCAGAATGTTTTTATTCTGTGCAATCTCTACATTCTCCATTGATGGCGATTGCCGCAGGCGAGAAAAATCTTGTTTCACAGAAAATAAATACAAAAGTAGCATCGCAAAGGATTGACACAACTCAGTTGCCATGCGTAGCAGTAGTAGATACTGGTATTCCTGCCGATCATTTACTGTTGTCAAATTATCGTCGTAGCGGGCAATATATTGATCCTGCGGCTATTGGTGTTCCACAAAGCGACCATGGTTCATTTGTGGCATCAAGGATTGTTTTTGGCGATTGTAGTTATGATGAATTAGCAAATTCACCTCAGGGGATGTGTACTTTTTATGATGTTAATATCGCGTCAGGCGGAGGCGAAATAGATGAAAAAGGTGTTTATGAAGCTATGAACTCAATTGTTAGAATGGCACCGGATATAAGGGTGTTCAATTTTAGCTTTGATGGTAAAATACCCCTTGAAAATATGAAGATAACAAGGAAGGAAAAATTAAGACTTGTTCAGGACCTTGATAATTTTATTTTTGCTAATGATGTAATTGTTGCTATCGCTGCTGGTAACAGCACGAAAGGTGTCATTCCACAACAAAAATATCCTGCTCACTTAGACGACCCTCAATGGGGATTAGCACATTGGGCAAGAAGCTTTAATTCTATTACATGCGGTTCTTATGTCAATCTTTCCTCTATAGGTGATGGCTTAGTCAGAGATGCTGGATGGCCTAGCCCATTTACGCGAGTAGGACCAGGTTTTTGTAAGAGCCCTAAGCCTGATTTTTCAGCTCATGGTGGTAATTTAACAAGTGAGTACCAATTTGTAACTGGACTTGGAGTTTGGGGTTGTAATGCTCGCGGTATTATTGAGGACAACTCGGGAACATCTTATTCCGCTCCCTTATTGGCTCGCGAAGCTGCATTTACATTGAATATTTTGAATAATTACTGTACGTCTGGAGCGAAGCCTTATGGTGTAACTGTTAAGGCATTTTTAGCTTTAACCGCAGAAAGTCCTGTGCCAGATACAAGAGTAAGCCAACTTGTAGAAAGAACTCTTGGGAAAGGAACTGCAACTTCTAAACGAATTAATAATCCGAGAGCAAATTCCGCTGTTTTGATTTGGCAGGGGATTCTTGAGAACTCTAAAGATAAAATTATGGTAAGAATACCGATACCAAAGGCATGGCTCGAAAATGCTGATAAGCCGTATCTTCGACTTGTTTTGGCAGGGGATATACCTGTCAATTCAGAGGTTGTGGGACTTTGGGCGTGTAGAAAAATAGAAGCACAATTTCGACCAGCTCCAAATACACCGGCTTTACATCCTAAAGGAAGTGGACATATTAGTTATCCTTTAATAGAGCGCGGATATGATTTGAAGAAAATTCCGAGTGGGGTTACTGTGGAAGGAGATGAATGGCTATTGGAAATTTCTTACACAGAAAAAGCCGCTTATTATTCAAATTTAGACTTTGCACCACAGCAACGTGTAGCATTCGCCGCTGAATTAGTTGACTTTGGAGAAAGTTCTGTTAGTCCCCAAGCTTATCTCCAAGAGTTGCCAATTGCCTCAACAATGCAACGTTTGAGTGTTCCACCAACTATTTTGCGTGCTCCAATAATAATTAAATCTCGAATGTGATCCAACATAATCATAATCAAGCATAATTTCCGGGGACACCATACTCATTTTTAGCGACTCCACAACTTTGCTTTTTAAAAATCCCCGCCTTTTAGCGGCTCCACAATTCAAAATTAAGAATTAAGAATTAAGAATTAAAAACTATTATATCTTTTTCTCAATCAAAAACACCCAAAATTTATCCGCTTCTACGTCTTTCAAATTTCAAATCTCGTAGGTTGGATTTTTCAACGCATTTCACTTAAAACCACTTAAATCCAGTCGAATCCAGTTCATTTCACTTTGATTTACTGATTTTTACTGGCTTTTTGATGCTTTTTTGAGCCATTTTAGGCATTTTTTTCGTTTTTTCCTGTCGCATTTTGGCTAATACGGCAAAAACTGGCACACTTCAGATAAGAAATTGATAGTAGTGTGATATGTTTGCAACATGTTTGGAGCAGTTTTGGCGAAAATAATGCGCAAGTTTCCTAAAAACCGAAAATCTTATTAGCCATTTTGCGACACGTTTTTGCAACATTTGCGCACGAAATAATTTAAATTTCCCCGCAAGTTTCTGCAAAATGGGCGCAACTTTTGTCAAACCCGCGCACGAAAAAAAAGTTAAATTCCCCGCAAGTTCATAAAATATTTCTTCGTGTCCTTCGTGTTCTCTGTGGTGAAATTATCTGGTTGCGGAAGTCAGGACTTTGATTTCGCGTGCGACGATATCCGCGATAATTCTCTGCTGCGGCGACATCGGTTGAAGCGGAGCTCCAGAGCTTTGCTTCGGAGCTACGCGAAAATCCCCGAGATTTTGGATTTTGTTGCTTACAATCTCCCTTGTGGAGGCTTGAACAACAAAATCAGAGGGGATTGGTTCCGATTTCTGGAACGGCAGAATCTTAACAGGAACAAATTTTATGGCTTGGGCTTTCGCAGCCGCTGGGGCAGGTGTGGGTGTGGGGGTCGAAGCGGGTGAGCCGGGCGATTTACGTTTCATCGCGGCGATTTTCCGATGCTGGGCAAGTATCTGACTGCCGAGGTCGAACGTCGGCATACCCTCGGTATAGTCTTCATCTTTGGCGTTGCTGATTTTGCCAACAATGTCGCTTATAAACTCGCCTTTTTTTTCTTCGTTCTGCATAAGTATCATTATAACATTAATTTGGGAAAAATCAAAAAAATGAATTTTTTTTTTTAAAGCAGGTTATCTACAAAATATCGCGGAGTAACGATATTTATCTTGTTATATTTCCCTACATCAAGCAAATGTTTATCACCGCTAATAATGTATTGACATCTTGATGCGATTGCGCAGGCGATGAACTTATCATCGTCAGGGTCTTGGCAAACAGGTTCTTTGAGGTAACAGGGGCCGACAAGTTCGGTTTTCATAAGAAGCGGTTCAAAAACAGAGTCGAAATTGACATTTTTAAGTTTGGCTGACAAGAGATTTACAACCCGCCGATATTCTACGATAATTTCTTCTGACAGGGCGACTTGAATCAACTCGTCATTCCATGCGTTAAGGATGCGACAAGGCGGCCCGCTGAAAAAAATGCCGGATACAAAAACATTCGTATCAATAACGGCTTTGGTCGATTTCACTTTTTGCCTCGAACGTGTTTGATGGCGTCAGATATGTCTTTAGAAGTTAATTTTGCTTTTTTTGCCGCCTTGCGAGCGGTGGCAAGCAAACTGCCAAATTCCTGCATTGAAGGGGCGGTAATTGTTTTCAGAACAACCGCGTCTTTTTCGCCTAATACAAGAAACTGGCAGCCGTTTTCAAGTCCGAGAGTTTTTCTAATGCTTTCCGGTATTACGACCTGTCCTTTAGACGACATTTTTGTTGTAGCTAAATTTGCTGACATAAGGCACCTTTTTTTTAAAAAATACAATCTTACTTGTAAGATTATACAATATGGGCAGAATATTAACAAGGATTTTTTTTATTTTTTAATTATATATAGCCACAAAAACACCAAGGCACAAAGAAATTGAATTTTAAATAATTTCGTGTCTTTGTGACTTAGTGGCTACGTTTCCGGTCCTAATGAAAATTGCGTAAAATTTTCCAGCGGAAATTCTTCGACAATTCCCTGAATGTCTTCGGTCGTAATCTTCTTTATGAGGCCGATTTCTTCTTCGATAGGTCGGTATTTGCCGAGATAGACCCAGTTTACGCCGAGTTCGACAAGTCTGCCCATTGGTATTTCGTTTTGGATTGTGATGCCGGACAGGACTTTGTTTTTCGCCTTTTGGAGTTCTTCGCCTGTGATTTTATCTTTTTTCAGGGCCTTGAAAATATTTTCGACGATTTGCATTGCCTTATCGCCGTTTTCCGAGCTTGTACGGATATAGCTGTAAAATGCGCCGACGCCGTCCATAGCATCGCAGTTCATGGATGCCGATTCTGCGATGGCCGAATCGACTAATTCCCAGAAGAATCTTGAGCCGGTATCATCGCCGACGATTTTGGCAAGCAGAGTGGCGGCATACGCGTTTTTGTCCTGATACCCAACTGTGGAGCTTATAAGGCAGATATGTTTGCAGTTGAGATTTTTCTTTGTTTCGGATTGTTTTTTTGCGGTGCCTGCGAAAAATTCTATTTTCCGCTCGGCTGGTGCCGGCTTCCACATTCCGCAGCCTTTTTCGATTAGTTCGCAGCTTTTTTCGAAATCGAAATTGCCTGCGATAGCGACCGTGATATTATTTGGTACGTATCTGCGTTCGAAATAATTTCGCATTTGTGTGCTGGTGAGAGCTTTGATAGTTTCGATAGAGCCGAGCACGCTTTTCCCGCAGGGATGCGAGCCGAAGTGTAAAGTTCTGCAGGTTTCGCGCACGTCAAAATGCGGCAAGTCTTTATACATCGCGATTTCTTCGAGAATTACATTTTTCTCCATATTAAAATCGTCATCTTTTAACCCCGGCCGCATAAGCTGACACCACAAATCAATCGCTTTGCCGAGCTGCTCCGGCAGGGTGGCGGAATAAAAGACGGTGTTCTCTTCGGTTGTGAATGCGTTGTACTGTGCGCCCATTTCGTCGAAGAGAAGATTTACATCGAAGGCGGAAATTTTGTCCGTGCCTTTGAAAAGCATATGTTCGAGATAATGGCTGACGCCGTTGATTTCGTCGGTTTCGTCTCTTGAACCTGTGCGGGTGAAAAAGCCGACGGCGGCGGATTGCGCGTCGCGGTTTATTTCGCCGATGATGTTCAGGCCGTTAGCAAGTTTTTTATGTTTGAATTCCATTATGATACCGCTTTTATCTCTGTCGGGCCGATTGTAACAGAGCAGAATTTGTCGAAAGGATTTTTCTTCAGATAATCGATAACGCTTTTGCTCGTAACTTTTTCTATGCTTTGTTTAATTTCGTCAAGGCTGCGGACTTTTCCGAGCATATATAAATCCGTGGCGGCGGCTGATGAACGCGAAATTGTCGATTCACTCTGCATTATGAGCGAACTTTGCAGGCCGGTTTTGGCTCTTTGCAGTTCATCTTCTGCGATTCCATCGGCCAATTTTTTAAACTCTTCAATTATTACGTCGTAAGTTTGCTGTGCCTTGTCCGGCGTGGTTCCTGCGTAACATCCGATGCCGGCCAATTCTTTTACAGAATGGTAGTTTGCGCCGACCGCGTAGCAAAGGCCGCGTTTTTCTCTGACTTCGGTGAACAGTCTGGAACTCATACCGCCGGAAAGAACAGCGACGGCGACTCTTGCGTCGTAATACTGCGGATTGGTCTGCGGTACGCTATCGGTCATTATGCCGATGTGTACCTGTGCGCCTTCGTACGGATAATGATGATAGCCAAGAGGCTGGCGCTTTTGGATTGTTTCTTTTGTTGTTTTTGACTGGCGACTGCCGAAGAGTTCTTCAGTCTGTTCGCAGAGTTTTTTGAAATTGAGTTTGCCGGCGGCTGCGAGAATACAATCGCCGATTTTGAAATTGTCCGCGACAATCTGTCTGCATTTTGCGTCCGTCAGATTCTGTAAATCTTCCTGTTTGCCGACGGTGTTTCTGCCGAGCGGGTCGGGATAAAAATGCTCACGCAGCAAAAGCTTGATTCGATGTCTTGGGTCGTCGTCGAGACTCATCAATCCCTGTATCGCAAGCTGTTTTGAATACTCAAACTGCTGCGCATCAAGAGCGGGGCGGAGAATGATATCGGCGTAAATCTCGATAACTTTGGACAGGTTTTCGGCCTGCATCGCAGTGGCCAGCGTAAGATGTCTTGAATCTACGTTACTGCCGCGGTGGAGTCCCATGCCATCCATAAGGTTGCTTAATTCTCTGCTGGAGTTTTTGCCTGCGCCTCTGAAAATCCAGTCTTCAATAATCGCAGGCGCTCCGCAACAGCCGTCAGGCGTTACCGCGGCACCGGCGGGAATTAGAAATTCAAACGCAGCCGACTGAACCGCAGGTACTTCAATACCAACGACAGTCATTCCGTTTGATAGTTTATGTGTATTTATGATTTCGGCCATTTACAACTTTCGGATTATGCTACGGCGGCTGCGTCTTCCTGTTCCGATTGAGCGGAATCGAACGTTACGCTGATTCGCTTGCTGATGCCTTTCTGCTGCATTGTAATGCCGTAGAGTAAATCAGCAATGCTCATCGTTCGCTTTGCGTGCGTGATAATCACGAACTGCGAATACTTCCTGAATTCCTGCACAATCATATTGAACCGCTCGTTGTTCGCTTCATCCAGCGCGGCGTCAACTTCATCTAAGAAGCAGAAGGGCGACGGCTTGGAAAGGAATACCGCAAATAAAAGCGCAATGGCTGTCATTGTTTTTTCGCCGCCGCTCAAGAGGCTGATGCTTCGCGGCTCTTTGCCCGGAGGACGTGCGATAATTTCAATTCCACTTTCTAGAATGTCTTCCGGCGTTTCGAGCAGTACATCTGCTTTTCCGCCGCCGAACAGTTTGCGGAACACTTCCTGGAAGTTTAGTCTAATCTGCTCGAATGTCGCGGCAAATTTATCAATCGATTCCTTATTCAATTTCGTAATCAACTGTGTAAGCTGATTTTTGCTGTTGTTCAAATCCTCAATCTGCGTTGTCAGGAACTCATTGCGTTTTTCAAGTTCGTCCTGCTGCTCAATCGCGTCAACATTAACGTTACCGAGGCGTTCAATTTTTGTTCTTAAATCATTTATCTCATCGCGGACGGCGTCCCAATTCGTTTCGCCGGTGGCGTTGTATGTTTCGTATTCCTTAACCAAATCCATACCAAGCTCTTCAGACACTCTTGCAATTAGGTCGGTTGAACGTACCTGTAACTGGCCGAGTTCCATTTTTAATTGGTTAAGCTGCTGGTCAAGCTCCGCCTGTTTTTGTCTGTCCTGCTTGAGCTGGTCTTCAGTCTGCGTTCTGTTTTCGAGCATTTCCTCAACCTGCTGATGAAGTTCGACGCTCTGGTTATGCGTTACTTCTTTTTGCGTGAGCAGTTCGGAAATAGTTGATTCGCTTGTTTCGATTTCTTCCAAGCCCTGGTCAATCTGCTGTGTACAGGCCTGGATGCTGTTCAATGTCGATTCAAGCGAGTTTTCATTCTGTTCAATCTGCGATTTCAGGCCGGCGATTCGCTGCTCAATCGCTTTTTTCTGTTCCTGCGTCTGGCCGAGGAAGACCTTCAGTTCCGTAAGCTCACTCGCATACTGTTCGGCGGATTGTTTCTTTTCAGCAAGCTGCGCTTCGAGTACCGCGATGTGTTCTGTACGCTGTGTGTTTACGGTTTCCAATTCCTCAAGCTGCTGTTTTGACGAATATTCTTTTTGAACGGTGTCATTAATCTGTTTTTCGAGCGACTGAACTTCACTTGCCAGAATCGGCTGTTCGCCCATCAGACGTTTGACGTTCTGGTCGATAACGTTCAAATCTGAAACGATATTTGTTTTTTCTGTGCTGGCTTCGTAAACGGAAGTTCTGAAATCCTTGCAAAGCGTTTCGAGATGCTGATTCTCACGAAGGCCGGCGGTAAGTTTGGTTTCGAGGTCGGTAATGACTTTCGAGACGGTTTCCATTTCGCCGATGAGCTGCGCGAGACGACTCTTTCTTGAAATCAAACCGATGGTCTTGCCAATCGGTCCGCTGCAGAAACTTGCGTCCGCGTTAAGGACTTCGCCGGTGATTGTTACGAAGCTGTAACCCTTGGCACAATATGAACTCAACTCGAATGCTTTTTGCGTGTTCTCAACAATTATTATTTTGCCCAGAAGCTGCCAAGCGAGTTGAGCATACTCATAATCAAAGTTTACGAATTCCACCGCTCGACCCATAACACCATTTAAGTGCGGGAAATCGATGGTTTCGACAAACGGCTCGATATTTTCTGTGCAGACAAAGCGAACTCTTCCGCCTGCCTGCTGGGTGAGCATACTATCATTTACGACCTGCTGCATATCGCTGGTAACAACCGCGTCGGCTTTGCCTTCGAGTGCTGCTTCAATAGCGATAGCGTAGTCAGGATTTGCGCGAATAATATCGGCGATGATGCCTTTGATAAACGGTTTGGCCTGTGCCTGCGCAAGAATTTTCTTAACGGAATTGCCGAGGCCTTCGCGACGGCTTTCCATATCGGAAATGACTTTCACTTCGCTCTGAATTGCGCTTCTGTGTTCGCGTGCTTTGGCAAGCTGCTCATTGGTAATCGCCGCCTGCTGGTCAATCTCCGCAATCTGGTTGCGCTTGATTTCCAACTGCTGCTGCAACTCTGCGATGACTTTATTTATGTCGTCAAGGCGTGCCTGATTCTGTGCTTTGCCGCCGAGCATATTTTCAAGCTGTTCTTTTGTTTGGCCGATTCGGTCGCTTATACGATCCTTTTGGCCGGAAAGATTATTGCGGTAAATATTAATGCTCTGAATTTCGTTGTGCAGTTGCGCGGTTTTGCGGACGATGTCGATGATTCCGGTTTTTTCGTCCTGCAGCTCTGTTTCCGTCTGCGCACAATCGAGATTTATCGAACGAATTGTTTCCTGTACTGTTTCAAGCTCGAATTGCTTCTGCTCGAAGTTTTTGCTTATCGTTTCAAGTTCCTCGGCATCCTTTGTGATTTGCGTTTCAAATTCTGCGATTCGCTGCTGAATTTGCGAGATACTTTGTTCCTGTGCCTGCTTGCGGACTTTTGTTTCTTCTATTGTCTTACGCAAAAATTCAATCTTCTGCTGCAACTGCTCGATGCGAGCGGTAATGCTGACAAGATTATTATCGCAGCGGTTGATTTCGCCTTCCTTTTCGATAATCTGCGCAGCGAGCGTGCTTAATTTTGCGTCGTTGTGCGAAACTAATGTCGCGACTTCGGCCAGTTGATTTTGCAGTTCGTCAGTCTGTGCGGATTTCTGCGATGTTTCAGTTGTTAACTGATGATATTGAGCAAGCGAGAATGAAACTTTCAACTCTTTGAGCCGTTGATTGTACTGGAGATAATTTCGTGCTTTGCCGGCCTGAAGTTTTACGCTTCGCAATTGTTTTTGCACTTCGCCAACGATGTCGGCCAATCGCAGAAGATTTTGCTCGGTGTTTTCGAGTCTGCGAAGGGCTTCTTTTTTCTGTGCCTTGTATTTGCTGATGCCGGCGGCTTCTTCGAAGATGGAACGACGGTCGAGTTTCGAGCTGGTAAGGATTTGCGAGATTGCCCCTTGTTCGATAATCGAATACGCCTTTACGCCGACGCCTGTGTCCATGAACATTTCGCGAATGTCTTTGAGACGTGAAACCTTGTTGTTTACGAGGTATTCGCTTTCGCCGCTACGGTAGAGACGACGGGTTATGCACAGTTCATCAGCTTCAAGGCCAATTCCGGCGGCCTGTGAGAAATGAAGGCTGACTTCGGCTCTGCCCATAGGTTTGCGCGAAGCGGAACCGCTGAAAATGACGTCTATCATTTGGCCGGAACGCAGGCTTTTTGTGCTCTGCTCGCCGAGTACCCATTTTAAGGCGTCAACTACATTGCTTTTTCCGCAGCCGTTGGGGCCGACGATGGCCGTTATCTGCTGGTTAAATATAAATTCTGTTCTGTCGGCAAAACTCTTAAAGCCGTCCAGAATAATCTTTTCAAGTCTCAATCTAAGTCTCCGTACATAAGTATTTGATTGCTAAAGAGATATAAGATAATTACGCAAAACTTCCGTTCCGACAACATAATATGTTATCGGTCTTTAGCGAGATATTTCTTTATAATAAGTGAAAAACGAAAAGTGCAAAGTGAAAAATTGGGAAAATAGCGAAATTTTTGATTTTCCTTTAAAAATCCCATCGTTTAGCCCGGCCGGCATTTTAATTCCCGATTCTTTAGGATTTTTACACCTCGAAGTAAAAATCAGAGAGGGTAGTGCAAAAAATGAGTGCGAAAAAATAGAATGGACTGACGATATAATGGATGTTACAATCAGGGTTTAATAAAAATCGAGAACCATTAAACGAAAGGAAAATGTATGGGTCACAGTAGGGATACAAAAAAAGAAACAAGAAAACAGCCTAAAAGAACAGCCGAAGAAAAACGCGCCGCGAAAAAAGCCAAAAAAGCAGGCCTGTAATTTACGGCCGAAATATCCAGATTTTGTAGCAATTTAGCCGATTGCGGAAAAATGGGGACTGGCACAGCAAACCGTAAAAACAGCGGTTTAGTTTGAGCTCGTCCTCATTTTTTTTTAAAAGCCGCGTAATGAATGTAAAAACATCATAATTTACTGCAAATGGTTATAAACATTGATTATGAGGGTATTATGGGGATATTCACCTCTGGTACAAAAAAAATATTTGAACAGTAGGGCGGAGAAAAGTGCTGCACGATAATTTATAAATCTCAAATTTATTCATTTAGTTTAAAATTATACAAAATATAAAACATAGCTTTCCGTGTCGTAAAACTGCATAAATGGCCAAATGCAGTTTTTTTTAAAAAAATCGTAAGATTTCTGCTTGACGGCGAAATCAATACGAGGTAATATATGCGACTCGTCGGTGTGGTTGGTAATCACATCGGTTTAGGTGATGAAAGTTTTTCGGAGAAAATTTGAAAGAAATTTTCAAAATTTTAAATTTTTATCCTTGACTGTTGATAAGTAATTAATTACTATCTCGCGTCTATCAAATATTGAATGTCGCTGGCAGTTAAGAACAGCGGCATTTTTGTTTGCCCTGTGAAAACAGGAAAAGTTCTTTAAAATATATTATACGAAGCAAGATGAGCCTTGAATAGCCGACTCATTTGTCCGGAATTGGGGACAGATATAAATGCTTACAGGCCAAAGGCTACTGACTCTTAATATGGGCTCGTAGCTCAGTTGGTTAGAGCGTACGCCTGATAAGCGTAAGGTCGGAAGTTCGACTCTTCCCGGGCCCACTAATATTTGAGATTTCAGATTTGAAATTTGAGATTGGTCTTGCCCGGGGATGTAGCTCAACTGGGAGAGCGCCGGCTTTGCAAGCCGGAGGTTGCAGGTTCGATCCCTGTCATCTCCATTAATCTTGAAACGAAAGTTTTGAGGTGATGCCAGGTCAGCCTTTAGGGGCGCGACAGGTAAGTACAAGTTCTTTTAAAAGTGAATAGCGTAGATGTCTCAAGGTGGGTTGTGGTTATAATTTCAAATATATACACAGCTTTACCGAGTGCCATTATGAAAATACCTAAAATCAGTTTTTGATTGATATGGTCAAGTTACTAAGAGTATATGGGGGATGTCTAGGTGTCGAAAGGCGATGAAGGACGTGGCTGACTGCGATAAGTCCGGGGCAGGTGTCTAGCAACCGTTAATCCCGGAATGTCCGAAT
This genomic window contains:
- a CDS encoding ATP-binding protein; the encoded protein is MSTIAKLSKLFQTISADNLNQAKIYADEIIADEEKIGHHAAAKLLRGSLRPNGRKSESFHGKNLIYEQVDVISGALSPITECIKMSDIMLKLQWQKEISIILKEWMNRDYLAKMGIQHRSKLFFYGPPGCGKSMAACAIGHELSLPTYIVRFDAIIGAYLGQTAIHLRELFRFAEMSPCILLFDEIDALGKKRGNPLDVGELDRIVIALMQELEHCHAKGIIIATSNLPKHLDNALWRRFDVAIEFPKPNKNEIIRYSRKMAQKHNIVLSHKIRKKLSNINSYADAENVIKSEARYLALEKIRD
- a CDS encoding S8 family serine peptidase, giving the protein MSKSEKKQPKTFFLNEQHELGHSEKDGGGRPPKYAPINWATKGQVIHQSLSTVKQKIKRSKDPLRENHFFLLANPEKKVVKESESRGEKSTYEEKTEYAKDDSQIFQRLGLDLLQVNDDGTAAVHARSDQIERLLATTEFLNKLNQRDKFKWAKIHEFDLISSKYRIDLPWIENFKPNDKIDTVIEFQPLLENREVETVLNAIVELLKRFEAGKLSRGGKDFSGRHWYRGNITRKCLETIAECFYSVQSLHSPLMAIAAGEKNLVSQKINTKVASQRIDTTQLPCVAVVDTGIPADHLLLSNYRRSGQYIDPAAIGVPQSDHGSFVASRIVFGDCSYDELANSPQGMCTFYDVNIASGGGEIDEKGVYEAMNSIVRMAPDIRVFNFSFDGKIPLENMKITRKEKLRLVQDLDNFIFANDVIVAIAAGNSTKGVIPQQKYPAHLDDPQWGLAHWARSFNSITCGSYVNLSSIGDGLVRDAGWPSPFTRVGPGFCKSPKPDFSAHGGNLTSEYQFVTGLGVWGCNARGIIEDNSGTSYSAPLLAREAAFTLNILNNYCTSGAKPYGVTVKAFLALTAESPVPDTRVSQLVERTLGKGTATSKRINNPRANSAVLIWQGILENSKDKIMVRIPIPKAWLENADKPYLRLVLAGDIPVNSEVVGLWACRKIEAQFRPAPNTPALHPKGSGHISYPLIERGYDLKKIPSGVTVEGDEWLLEISYTEKAAYYSNLDFAPQQRVAFAAELVDFGESSVSPQAYLQELPIASTMQRLSVPPTILRAPIIIKSRM
- a CDS encoding putative toxin-antitoxin system toxin component, PIN family, with amino-acid sequence MKSTKAVIDTNVFVSGIFFSGPPCRILNAWNDELIQVALSEEIIVEYRRVVNLLSAKLKNVNFDSVFEPLLMKTELVGPCYLKEPVCQDPDDDKFIACAIASRCQYIISGDKHLLDVGKYNKINIVTPRYFVDNLL
- a CDS encoding AbrB/MazE/SpoVT family DNA-binding domain-containing protein, with protein sequence MSANLATTKMSSKGQVVIPESIRKTLGLENGCQFLVLGEKDAVVLKTITAPSMQEFGSLLATARKAAKKAKLTSKDISDAIKHVRGKK
- a CDS encoding insulinase family protein; the protein is MEFKHKKLANGLNIIGEINRDAQSAAVGFFTRTGSRDETDEINGVSHYLEHMLFKGTDKISAFDVNLLFDEMGAQYNAFTTEENTVFYSATLPEQLGKAIDLWCQLMRPGLKDDDFNMEKNVILEEIAMYKDLPHFDVRETCRTLHFGSHPCGKSVLGSIETIKALTSTQMRNYFERRYVPNNITVAIAGNFDFEKSCELIEKGCGMWKPAPAERKIEFFAGTAKKQSETKKNLNCKHICLISSTVGYQDKNAYAATLLAKIVGDDTGSRFFWELVDSAIAESASMNCDAMDGVGAFYSYIRTSSENGDKAMQIVENIFKALKKDKITGEELQKAKNKVLSGITIQNEIPMGRLVELGVNWVYLGKYRPIEEEIGLIKKITTEDIQGIVEEFPLENFTQFSLGPET
- a CDS encoding insulinase family protein, whose product is MAEIINTHKLSNGMTVVGIEVPAVQSAAFEFLIPAGAAVTPDGCCGAPAIIEDWIFRGAGKNSSRELSNLMDGMGLHRGSNVDSRHLTLATAMQAENLSKVIEIYADIILRPALDAQQFEYSKQLAIQGLMSLDDDPRHRIKLLLREHFYPDPLGRNTVGKQEDLQNLTDAKCRQIVADNFKIGDCILAAAGKLNFKKLCEQTEELFGSRQSKTTKETIQKRQPLGYHHYPYEGAQVHIGIMTDSVPQTNPQYYDARVAVAVLSGGMSSRLFTEVREKRGLCYAVGANYHSVKELAGIGCYAGTTPDKAQQTYDVIIEEFKKLADGIAEDELQRAKTGLQSSLIMQSESTISRSSAAATDLYMLGKVRSLDEIKQSIEKVTSKSVIDYLKKNPFDKFCSVTIGPTEIKAVS